The following DNA comes from Ignavibacteriales bacterium.
GTGGGTCGGCGGCGGTTCGATCTTCGGGCCCAAGCCCCACGATTATGTGATAAAACTGTCGGCGAAAGTCCGTGCGCTCGCCAGAAGGTCCGCTCTCAGTTACAAGGCGAAAGACAATTCGATCGTCGTCGTGGAAGACTTCAGCCTTGAAGCGCCGAAGACGAAAGAGTTGATGATTGTGCTGAAGGCGCTGTCGATCTATGGCAAGAAGACGCTGTTGCTGACCACGAAGAACGAAGAAGGCATTTATAAGTCCGGCCGCAACATCCCGTCGATCAATGTGCGGGAAGCCGGCAAGGCATCGACGTACGACATCCTCGACACACAGGTGCTGCTGATTCAGAAGAGCGCCGTCGAAGTTCTCCAGAAATCGTTGACGAACTAGGCTAGGGCTATGACTGGAATTTTGAAGCGACCGATCGTCACAGAAAAAATCACAGGGCTGCAGGAAAAGCGGCAGTTCTCCTTCGAAGTATCGCTCGATGCGAACAAGATACAGATCGCACAGGCGGTCGAGAAGAAATTCAAGGTGACCGTGACAAGCGTCCGGACCATGACCGTGAAGGGGAAGCGCAAGACGCAGTTGACGCGGCGGGGTCGGTTTGAAGGACGCAAGAACACCTGGAAAAAGGCGATTGTCACCCTCAAAGAGGGCGATAAGATCGATTACTTTGAAAATGTTTGATTGACCGAAGAGCGGGTATCCTATGGCAATTCGAAAACTACGGCCGATGACCCCAGCGACGAGATTCTATTCGATCTCGACGTTCGAGGAAATCACAAAGACCACACCAGAGAAGTCGTTGCTCAAGCCGATCAAAAAATCGGGGGGCAGGAACAACGATGGCCGCATCACCTCGCGCCATCGCGGCGGCGGACACAAGCGCATGTACCGCATGGTCGATTTCAAACGCGAACGCCACGGTGTCGAAGCAAAGGTCACGGCGATCGAATACGATCCGAATCGTTCGGCACGCATCGCACTCCTCCAGTACATCGACGGCGAGCGGCGCTATATTCTCGCTCCTGACGGACTGAAGGTCGGGCAAAAGGTGGTTTCGGGGCCTGGCGTTGAAGTCACGCTCGGGAACTCCATGCCGTTGATTGAGATCCCCGCGGGCACGTTTGTGCACAACGTTGAGATCAAGCCGGGGAAGGGTGGGCAACTTGGCCGGAGCGCGGGAAACTCGCTTCAGCTGATGGCGAAGGAAGGCGATTTTGTGACGCTGAAACTCCCTTCGGGCGAAGTTCGCAAGATCCCCGCGATTTGTTATGGAACGATCGGAGTTGTAGGAAACACGGATCACGAGAACATCAGCCTTGGCAAAGCGGGACGCTCCCGCTGGCTGGGCATCCGGCCGCAGTCACGCGGTATGGCGATGAACCCGGTCGATCATCCGATGGGTGGCGGCGAAGGCCGGTCGAAGAGCGGTGGCGGCGGTCAGCATCCCGAATCGCCCTGGGGCAAATACGCGAAGGGTTTGAAAACGCGCAAACGGAAAAATCAATCCAATCGCTACATTGTGAAACGCCGCAAGTAAGAGAGTCTCACACTTTATAACAGAAGAAGAGCACAATGAGTCGTTCACTGAAAAAAGGTCCATACGTCGACCCAAAACTGGGGCAGAAAGTCGAAGCCCTGAATAAGTCGAACCAGAAGAAAGTCATAAAGACCTGGGCGCGGTCGTCCACCATCACTCCTGATTTCGTTGGACACACGTTTGCCGTTCACAACGGCAACAAGTTTATTCCGGTGTACATCCAGGAAGCAATGGTTGGCCACAAGCTCGGTGAGTTTGCACCCACGCGGATGTTCCGTGGTCACCCTGGTCTGAAATCTGAGAAAACTACATCGGCTGCCTAGAGTCATAGTGAGGATTTTGCATGGAAGCTCAAGCGATTAATCGATTTGTTGGTACGTCACCGAGAAAGATGATGATTGTCATCGACCTCATTCGCGGCCGCGGGGTCGAGGATGCATTGACGATTCTTCATTTTTCCCCCAAGCACGCGTCCAGGACCGCAGAGAAAGTATTGCGGTCGGCAATCTCGAACCTGCAGAGCAAAGACGAAGCGGGGCGTGTGGACACGGCGACAATGTTCGTCAAGGCAGTGTTTGTCGACGGCGGACCGATGGTGAAGCGCATCTCCCCGGCACCGATGGGGCGCGCGTTTCGCATCCGGAAGC
Coding sequences within:
- the rplD gene encoding 50S ribosomal protein L4, giving the protein MELEVYKKDGTKSGETVTLAPEVFEITPNDHAIYQAVRSIQANKRQGTHKVKGRSEVSGGGKKPFKQKKTGRARSGSSRSGVWVGGGSIFGPKPHDYVIKLSAKVRALARRSALSYKAKDNSIVVVEDFSLEAPKTKELMIVLKALSIYGKKTLLLTTKNEEGIYKSGRNIPSINVREAGKASTYDILDTQVLLIQKSAVEVLQKSLTN
- the rplW gene encoding 50S ribosomal protein L23 — protein: MTGILKRPIVTEKITGLQEKRQFSFEVSLDANKIQIAQAVEKKFKVTVTSVRTMTVKGKRKTQLTRRGRFEGRKNTWKKAIVTLKEGDKIDYFENV
- the rplB gene encoding 50S ribosomal protein L2, translated to MAIRKLRPMTPATRFYSISTFEEITKTTPEKSLLKPIKKSGGRNNDGRITSRHRGGGHKRMYRMVDFKRERHGVEAKVTAIEYDPNRSARIALLQYIDGERRYILAPDGLKVGQKVVSGPGVEVTLGNSMPLIEIPAGTFVHNVEIKPGKGGQLGRSAGNSLQLMAKEGDFVTLKLPSGEVRKIPAICYGTIGVVGNTDHENISLGKAGRSRWLGIRPQSRGMAMNPVDHPMGGGEGRSKSGGGGQHPESPWGKYAKGLKTRKRKNQSNRYIVKRRK
- the rpsS gene encoding 30S ribosomal protein S19, whose translation is MSRSLKKGPYVDPKLGQKVEALNKSNQKKVIKTWARSSTITPDFVGHTFAVHNGNKFIPVYIQEAMVGHKLGEFAPTRMFRGHPGLKSEKTTSAA
- the rplV gene encoding 50S ribosomal protein L22, translated to MEAQAINRFVGTSPRKMMIVIDLIRGRGVEDALTILHFSPKHASRTAEKVLRSAISNLQSKDEAGRVDTATMFVKAVFVDGGPMVKRISPAPMGRAFRIRKRSHHLTIVVATRAAKAKAKAAAPKAAAEETAPKAKKKESKATKQEPKSESKAS